The genomic stretch GCAGTTCGTGGGAGGTGCTCCGTGCCGACCAACCGCTGAATGTACTTTACGGATTGCTTCGTGGCGATGCTCTCCCGGATGGTGAAGCGTTAAGCCATGCCGTGACTGCCGTGCTGGATAAGGGAGTGGAAATAATACGGTTGGCAGAAGAGGAAAGGAGAAAATACGAAGATGAATAAGACAAAAATAATTGTGGTGGAAGACAACATCGTGTATTGCGAATATGTCTGCAATATGCTGTCACGGGAGGGCTACCGCAATATGAAGGCTTACCACCTCTCAACCGCGAAGAAACATCTGCAACAGGCAACAGATAATGATATCGTGGTTGCCGACCTGCGTCTGCCTGACGGCAGTGGCATAGACCTTTTGTGCTGGATGCGAAAGGAGGGAAAGATGCAGCCCTTCATCATTATGACCGACTACGCCGAAGTTAATACCGCCGTGGAAAGCATGAAACTCGGCTCGATAGACTATATTCCCAAACAGCTTGTGGAGGATAAACTTGTCCCCCTGATCCGTTCCATACTGAAAGAACGTCAGGCAGGACAACGCCGTATGCCTATATTCGCCCGTGAAGGTTCCGCCTTTCAGAAAATCATGCACCGCATAAGGCTGGTAGCCGCCACCGATATGAGCGTGATGATATTTGGTGAGAACGGCACGGGCAAGGAGCATATTGCCCACCTGTTGCATGACAAGAGCAAACGTGCAGGCAAGCCATTTGTGGCGGTGGACTGCGGTTCACTCTCCAAAGAGCTTGCACCGTCGGCTTTCTTCGGACACGTCAAAGGTGCATTTACAGGTGCGGACAATGCCAAGAAAGGATATTTCCATGAGGCGGAAGGCGGCACGTTGTTTCTGGACGAGGTAGGAAACCTCGCGTTGGAAACCCAACAGATGTTGCTCCGTGCCATACAGGAGAGGCGGTATCGCCCGGTCGGAGACAAGGCAGACCGGAATTTCAATGTCCGCATCATCGCTGCTACCAATGAAGATTTGGAGGTATCGGTGAATGAAAAGCGTTTTCGGCAGGATCTTCTGTACCGCCTGCACGACTTCGGGATAACCGTTCCTCCGTTGCGTGACTGTCAAGAAGACATTATGCCGCTGGCAGAGTTCTTCCGTGATATGGCAAACAGAGAGCTGGAGTGTAGCGTGAGCGGGTTCAGTTCCGAAGCACGTAAAGCGTTGCTGACACACGCATGGCCGGGCAACGTGCGGGAACTTCGGCAGAAAGTTATGGGTGCTGTATTGCAGGCGCAGGAAGGTGTTGTCATGAAAGAGCATCTGGAACTTGCCGTGACGAAACCGACCTCTACTGTCAGCTTCGCCTTGCGCAATGACGCGGAGGATAAGGAGCGGATATTGCGTGCGTTGAAACAGGCAAACGGCAACCGGAGTGTCGCCGCAGAACTGCTCGGCATAGGCAGGACAACACTATACAGCAAACTTGAAGAGTATGGACTTAAATATAAATTCAAGCAATCATAGCCCGTAATTCACTGAATTTGGCTATCTTTGCATAACATTTGAGAAAAAC from Phocaeicola dorei encodes the following:
- a CDS encoding sigma-54-dependent transcriptional regulator, whose translation is MNKTKIIVVEDNIVYCEYVCNMLSREGYRNMKAYHLSTAKKHLQQATDNDIVVADLRLPDGSGIDLLCWMRKEGKMQPFIIMTDYAEVNTAVESMKLGSIDYIPKQLVEDKLVPLIRSILKERQAGQRRMPIFAREGSAFQKIMHRIRLVAATDMSVMIFGENGTGKEHIAHLLHDKSKRAGKPFVAVDCGSLSKELAPSAFFGHVKGAFTGADNAKKGYFHEAEGGTLFLDEVGNLALETQQMLLRAIQERRYRPVGDKADRNFNVRIIAATNEDLEVSVNEKRFRQDLLYRLHDFGITVPPLRDCQEDIMPLAEFFRDMANRELECSVSGFSSEARKALLTHAWPGNVRELRQKVMGAVLQAQEGVVMKEHLELAVTKPTSTVSFALRNDAEDKERILRALKQANGNRSVAAELLGIGRTTLYSKLEEYGLKYKFKQS